In one window of Anaerobacillus alkaliphilus DNA:
- a CDS encoding TlpA family protein disulfide reductase, producing the protein MLLHKLPTFTLTDLKGEPFSTDDLLGKKTLIFMWASW; encoded by the coding sequence ATGCTATTACACAAACTTCCGACGTTTACGTTAACAGATCTGAAAGGGGAACCATTTTCAACTGACGATTTACTTGGAAAAAAAACGCTTATTTTTATGTGGGCTTCTTGGTGA
- a CDS encoding S1C family serine protease has protein sequence MNDFHYEETRQKRTSTSKNNLLVSFFSAVLGAAFVLALLPTLISVGFISFEDTIESMTSETTQTTIPELVPVSNTPSDLNSIFIEAIENVSPAIVGVVNIQQGRNMFSRDLQNQELGTGSGVVFEKKDGKAYIVTNSHVIEGATQVEVVLKDGNRMTAEVIGDDPHTDLAVIRIDDSYVTHVAEFGDSSELRVGEAVIAIGNPLGLQFSHSVTQGIISATERTIPLNNLWELTVLQTDAAINPGNSGGALINANGEVIGINSLKISYSGVEGLGFAIPSDDVLPIITQLKEKGKVARPFIGIETMDVSDVPEFYRQDWLGEAKGINEGVIINGIVPDSAAQAAGLKEGDIIAEINGNN, from the coding sequence ATGAATGATTTTCATTATGAAGAAACAAGACAAAAAAGAACATCAACAAGTAAAAATAATTTACTAGTTTCATTCTTCAGTGCCGTTTTGGGAGCTGCTTTTGTACTAGCATTACTACCAACGTTAATTAGTGTAGGATTTATCTCCTTTGAAGATACTATCGAAAGCATGACAAGCGAAACGACGCAAACAACGATTCCTGAGCTCGTACCCGTATCGAACACGCCTTCAGATCTAAATTCAATATTTATCGAGGCCATTGAGAATGTATCACCAGCAATTGTAGGAGTTGTTAACATTCAGCAAGGAAGAAATATGTTCTCGAGAGATCTGCAAAATCAGGAATTAGGAACGGGTTCCGGGGTCGTTTTTGAAAAAAAGGATGGAAAAGCGTATATTGTAACAAATTCACATGTTATTGAAGGAGCAACTCAAGTAGAGGTTGTTTTAAAGGACGGCAATCGAATGACTGCTGAGGTAATAGGAGACGATCCGCATACTGATTTAGCGGTAATTAGAATTGATGATTCCTATGTTACTCACGTTGCTGAATTCGGGGACTCATCCGAGTTACGTGTTGGTGAGGCGGTAATTGCGATTGGAAATCCGCTCGGATTACAATTTTCTCATTCAGTTACCCAAGGAATTATTAGTGCAACAGAAAGAACAATCCCATTGAATAACCTATGGGAATTAACAGTCTTGCAAACAGATGCAGCTATTAATCCAGGTAATAGCGGGGGAGCGCTCATTAATGCGAATGGTGAAGTAATAGGGATTAATAGTTTAAAAATTTCTTATTCAGGTGTAGAAGGTTTAGGTTTTGCTATTCCAAGTGATGACGTTCTGCCAATTATTACTCAATTAAAGGAGAAGGGTAAAGTCGCTAGACCATTTATAGGTATTGAAACTATGGATGTAAGTGATGTTCCAGAATTTTACCGACAGGATTGGTTAGGGGAAGCAAAGGGCATAAATGAAGGGGTTATAATTAATGGAATAGTTCCAGACTCTGCTGCCCAAGCTGCAGGTTTAAAAGAAGGAGATATTATTGCTGAGATCAATGGTAATAACTGA
- a CDS encoding putative bifunctional diguanylate cyclase/phosphodiesterase, with translation MLTTNRRLILLLFTAIIFLYYGWSFLFSEEAFRRSIGASIFSMVTGMITLVLLLNVVKKSSSGSKRNFWLLLGTGVFLNIIGNVIFLFSIINQGFVSVYDFSFLLWLGAYIFYLMALVQKTKSLSNSTANSPFTFNIIVFMTVSVTISIHFLITPIWLLSENSFFLTMIGLFYTITDLSILFLITYLYYLSKSSKERPMIVLLIFGFIFQITGDSAFLYLTLREAYQHGGAIEPIWLLGLMFIGLAALFSEETSVENSLNNSTYLDNSETVFPYISVIILMVLGIHSYHYEFNALSIGMLLIFIMIVSRQFVIIRKNKILMDEYKYLAYHDSLTGLNNRASFNEQLIHYMDEAKQAQSSVGLLLIDLDRFKLVNDTLGHHIGDRLLEIAAQRLQYVLNEDDVLYRIGGDEFVVISPNATEENCIEISETIIKEFRASFIVDHHDISISPSIGISLYPRNAEESQQLLKNADFAMYLAKGNGRNSYCFFHSDLNDALTRKVKIENELRRAIERNQLVLYYQPIVDLKTGQPTGVEALVRWFHPEMGSISPAEFIPIAEETGQIIPIGDWVLETACKQNLAWQKEGLPPVTISVNVSVRQFQHTDFIAKVKNVLETTGHKPALLELEITESIMQNVNESINILKQLKDIGVKTAIDDFGTGYSSLHILKKLPIDTIKVDKLFIDDITDEANQPIVKTIIDIGANLNLRVIAEGIETIEQANILTQYQCHFGQGYLYSKPVPAEMVPGTFRGQIK, from the coding sequence ATGCTAACAACAAATAGGCGTTTGATCTTACTTCTATTTACAGCCATTATCTTTTTATATTATGGGTGGTCTTTCTTATTTTCAGAAGAGGCATTTAGGAGATCGATTGGAGCAAGTATATTTTCTATGGTTACAGGAATGATTACCCTTGTCTTACTACTAAATGTTGTTAAAAAGTCTTCTTCGGGTAGTAAAAGGAACTTTTGGTTATTACTAGGGACTGGAGTTTTCCTTAATATCATCGGAAACGTCATCTTCTTATTTTCTATCATTAATCAGGGCTTCGTGTCAGTATATGATTTTTCATTCTTATTATGGTTAGGTGCTTATATATTCTATTTAATGGCTTTGGTACAAAAAACTAAAAGCTTAAGTAATTCTACGGCTAATAGTCCATTTACATTTAATATCATTGTGTTTATGACAGTATCTGTAACAATTAGTATCCACTTCTTGATTACACCTATTTGGTTACTATCTGAAAACTCATTCTTTCTAACAATGATTGGGCTATTTTATACAATTACAGACTTAAGCATCTTATTCCTTATTACGTATTTATACTATCTTTCTAAATCTAGTAAGGAACGACCGATGATAGTATTGCTTATTTTTGGATTTATTTTCCAAATCACTGGAGACTCTGCCTTTTTGTACTTAACGTTAAGAGAGGCTTACCAACATGGGGGTGCTATTGAACCAATTTGGTTACTCGGTCTGATGTTTATTGGGTTAGCTGCCTTATTTTCAGAGGAAACGTCGGTAGAAAATAGCTTGAATAACAGCACTTATTTGGATAATTCAGAGACTGTGTTTCCGTATATAAGCGTTATTATCTTGATGGTACTTGGGATACATAGCTATCATTATGAGTTTAACGCGCTTAGTATTGGTATGCTTCTAATATTTATTATGATTGTTAGCCGTCAGTTTGTGATTATCAGAAAAAATAAGATCTTAATGGATGAATACAAATACTTGGCTTATCATGATTCATTAACAGGACTAAATAATCGCGCAAGCTTCAATGAACAACTTATTCATTATATGGATGAAGCGAAACAAGCTCAAAGTTCAGTTGGGCTACTACTAATTGATTTAGACCGGTTTAAACTTGTGAACGATACACTTGGTCACCATATTGGAGATCGCTTGTTAGAAATTGCAGCACAGAGATTACAGTACGTTCTAAATGAAGATGATGTATTGTATCGTATCGGTGGAGATGAGTTTGTAGTGATTTCACCTAATGCGACTGAAGAGAATTGTATTGAAATATCAGAGACCATTATTAAAGAGTTTCGAGCCTCTTTCATAGTGGACCATCATGACATTTCAATCTCTCCAAGTATTGGAATTAGCTTATACCCTAGGAATGCGGAAGAAAGTCAACAACTATTGAAGAATGCTGATTTTGCAATGTATCTTGCAAAAGGGAATGGTCGAAATAGTTATTGCTTCTTCCATTCAGATTTAAATGATGCTCTTACTAGAAAGGTGAAAATAGAAAATGAGCTACGTAGAGCGATTGAAAGAAATCAGTTGGTCCTTTATTATCAACCAATTGTTGATCTAAAAACAGGACAACCGACCGGGGTGGAAGCACTAGTCCGTTGGTTTCATCCCGAAATGGGCTCAATCTCGCCAGCGGAATTTATTCCAATTGCTGAAGAGACAGGTCAGATTATTCCAATTGGAGATTGGGTTTTAGAAACGGCATGTAAACAAAACCTCGCTTGGCAAAAGGAAGGTTTGCCACCGGTTACTATTTCGGTTAACGTTTCGGTTCGGCAATTCCAGCATACTGATTTTATTGCAAAGGTAAAAAATGTCTTAGAAACAACGGGACACAAACCAGCATTATTAGAGCTAGAAATCACAGAAAGCATTATGCAAAATGTCAATGAATCTATTAACATCTTAAAACAACTGAAAGACATTGGCGTCAAAACGGCAATTGATGATTTTGGAACCGGGTATTCCTCACTGCACATTTTGAAAAAGTTGCCCATTGATACGATCAAGGTTGACAAGCTGTTTATTGACGACATCACAGACGAAGCAAATCAACCAATTGTAAAGACGATCATCGACATCGGTGCTAACTTAAACCTTCGAGTCATTGCAGAAGGGATAGAAACTATAGAACAAGCAAACATACTCACTCAGTATCAGTGTCATTTTGGACAAGGCTATCTATATTCAAAACCAGTCCCTGCAGAGATGGTGCCTGGCACCTTTCGTGGACAAATTAAATAG
- the ltrA gene encoding group II intron reverse transcriptase/maturase, which translates to METKLIRIAELAKEDPQLKFTSLAHLLDHEFLKSCHQELPSNKATGTNGTTKEDYSEKVDENLTDLITRMKTKSYQPVPVRRTYIPKEKNKKRPLGIPEHEDKIVQKGMAKILNTIYESDFLDCSFGFRPSRNCHDALKILNVYIEERKISYIVDVDIKGFFDNVDHHWMMKFLEHRIADPSFLRIIGRFLKGGYMEQGKYFKTDRGTPQGGIISPILANIYLHYVLDLWFEVHVKKHCKGQAYLVRYADDFVCCFQYKNEAEQFYDVLKLRLAKFNLEIAENKTKIIPFGRFATSNCKDKGISKPPIFDFLGFTHYCGKSKQGKFRVKRKTSKKKMQAKLKESKEWFKTNRHQNMVELIDRLRRSLNGYYNYYCITDNTNNVAKFVREIVKQFFKWMNRRSQRKSFTWEKFHLLLRKFPLPKPKVKVNIYDLRDHISYIL; encoded by the coding sequence ATGGAAACAAAACTTATTAGGATAGCAGAATTAGCTAAGGAAGATCCACAATTAAAATTCACCTCTTTAGCACACCTTTTAGATCACGAATTTCTGAAAAGCTGCCATCAAGAACTACCAAGTAATAAAGCCACAGGAACTAACGGTACAACGAAAGAAGATTACAGTGAGAAAGTGGATGAAAACCTAACAGATCTGATTACACGAATGAAAACGAAAAGCTACCAACCAGTTCCTGTTAGAAGGACTTATATCCCAAAAGAAAAGAACAAGAAGAGACCTTTAGGTATCCCAGAACATGAAGACAAAATTGTTCAGAAAGGGATGGCAAAGATCTTAAATACAATCTATGAAAGTGATTTTCTAGACTGTTCTTTTGGATTTCGCCCAAGTAGAAACTGTCATGATGCGCTAAAGATCTTAAATGTGTATATTGAGGAACGGAAAATTAGTTACATCGTAGATGTTGATATCAAAGGATTTTTTGATAACGTAGACCACCATTGGATGATGAAGTTTTTAGAACATCGTATTGCAGACCCAAGCTTCCTACGTATAATCGGTAGATTTCTTAAAGGTGGTTATATGGAACAAGGGAAATACTTTAAGACGGACAGAGGGACTCCTCAAGGGGGTATCATCTCGCCAATTCTCGCGAATATTTACTTACATTATGTACTCGATTTGTGGTTTGAAGTACATGTGAAGAAACATTGTAAAGGACAGGCTTACCTTGTTCGTTATGCCGATGATTTTGTGTGCTGTTTCCAATACAAGAATGAGGCGGAACAATTCTATGACGTGCTAAAACTACGTTTAGCCAAATTCAATTTAGAAATAGCAGAGAACAAAACGAAAATAATTCCTTTTGGGAGATTTGCGACTAGTAACTGTAAAGATAAAGGTATAAGCAAACCTCCAATATTCGATTTCTTGGGTTTTACGCACTATTGTGGCAAGAGCAAGCAAGGAAAGTTTAGAGTGAAACGTAAAACAAGCAAGAAAAAGATGCAGGCGAAACTAAAGGAAAGCAAAGAATGGTTTAAAACCAATCGACATCAGAATATGGTGGAGCTTATTGACCGACTCAGACGCTCTTTAAATGGATATTACAATTACTATTGTATTACTGATAACACAAACAATGTAGCTAAATTCGTAAGAGAAATTGTGAAACAGTTCTTTAAATGGATGAACCGCCGTAGTCAAAGGAAATCATTTACGTGGGAAAAGTTTCACCTACTACTCAGGAAATTCCCACTACCTAAACCTAAAGTTAAAGTTAACATTTATGATTTAAGAGATCACATTAGCTATATTTTGTGA
- a CDS encoding CueP family metal-binding protein, with protein sequence MKFRLFAVTFLVVTLLMGCNSGDNNEASTETVNETINIKELVNDYSFGNQSALKASITSQQLFVTESAGSEIIYDLPANEFFVSIAPFINETHPUTNHSLTGCQGEMVEVEFEVYIVDNDGNVLVDEKLISQSNGFIDFWLPRDKTFNITIKHDGKMVESEFSTFEDDGTCITTMQLT encoded by the coding sequence ATGAAATTTAGACTCTTTGCAGTAACTTTTTTGGTGGTAACACTATTAATGGGCTGTAATAGTGGAGATAACAATGAAGCTAGCACAGAAACAGTTAATGAAACAATAAATATTAAAGAATTGGTGAATGATTACAGTTTTGGCAATCAATCAGCCCTTAAAGCCTCAATCACATCACAGCAACTTTTTGTGACAGAAAGCGCAGGAAGTGAGATAATCTATGACCTACCTGCCAACGAATTTTTTGTTTCAATTGCTCCTTTTATCAATGAAACCCATCCTTGAACTAATCATAGCTTGACAGGTTGTCAAGGAGAAATGGTTGAAGTTGAATTTGAAGTATACATTGTAGACAATGACGGCAATGTGTTAGTTGACGAAAAGTTAATTTCACAAAGTAACGGATTTATTGACTTTTGGTTACCAAGGGACAAAACGTTTAACATAACAATTAAGCATGACGGTAAAATGGTAGAGTCAGAGTTTTCTACTTTTGAAGATGATGGCACTTGTATAACAACCATGCAGTTAACTTAG
- a CDS encoding peroxidase-related enzyme (This protein belongs to a clade of uncharacterized proteins related to peroxidases such as the alkylhydroperoxidase AhpD.): protein MSYIEIIHEHEAEGKLKELYEGMGNKVANIIKVHSLFPDSMETHLAYYKTIMFKKSPLTRAQREMIATTVSAANHCHYUMEHHGAALHLLTKNEELVETLKRNYKEANVDEKTMAMLDYAVKLTEKPTNIKEADVTLLKNIGCSDREILDLCQITSYFNFVNRLAEGLGVQLEDH, encoded by the coding sequence ATGAGCTATATTGAAATAATCCACGAACATGAAGCAGAAGGGAAATTAAAAGAGCTATACGAAGGAATGGGGAATAAAGTAGCCAACATCATAAAGGTTCATAGCTTATTTCCTGATTCTATGGAAACACATCTTGCTTATTATAAGACGATTATGTTTAAGAAATCGCCTTTAACTAGAGCACAGCGAGAAATGATTGCGACTACAGTGTCTGCTGCTAATCACTGTCATTATTGAATGGAACATCATGGGGCGGCGCTCCATTTACTTACGAAAAATGAAGAGTTGGTTGAAACATTGAAAAGAAATTATAAGGAAGCAAATGTTGATGAAAAAACGATGGCAATGCTTGATTATGCTGTGAAACTAACAGAAAAACCAACGAATATTAAGGAAGCTGATGTTACATTACTAAAAAACATCGGTTGTAGTGATCGTGAAATTTTGGATTTATGTCAAATTACTTCTTATTTTAATTTCGTCAACCGCTTAGCAGAAGGCTTAGGGGTGCAGTTAGAGGATCATTAA